The sequence TTCATTGCGAACAATCAGAAGAATAACAATCGTAGCCGCAAGTCCTAATGCCAACCCTGCAATATTGATAAAAGCATAGCTTTTGTGACGGAGCAATCCCCGAACAGCTATTTTTACGTAATTTCGGATCATGGTAGCAGAAAATAAAGGTTGAGTGTAGTGACCAGACTTTTGTTTTCGAAAGAATGGATTGATATAGCGAATCACATTCCATCCATATTCCCTACGGGCTTTGGCTATACCTACCATCTTAGCTCTCCGCTGATAGATTTCATACAGATCGCCCTGCACATCTTCCAACAGATGATCTGATACGAAATATTCCAGCAAACGATCTGCCCAGCGGGGGGGATTGGGAATGGGTTCCATGAGTTTATTCGGTGTGCTTATTCAGAACGTAATGACTTGACAGGATTCATTAAAGCAGCCTTAATTGCCTGAAAACTTACTGTCAGTAAAGTAATTGAGACTGCTGCCACTCCTACTCCTACAAATACCCAGGCATTGATCTGAATCTTGTATGGATAGCTATTGAGCCACTGTTGCATACCAAACCAAGCCAGTGGAGTAGCTATTGCCAATGCGATCAGAATCAGCTTGAGAAAATCTTTGGAAAGAATAAGGATCAGGTTAGCAATGCTGGCACCCAGCACTTTACGGATACCGATTTCTTTGGTGCGTTGTTCTACTACCAATAGAGCTACCGCAAACAATCCCAGACAGGACAATAGAATAGCAACCAAAGAAGCAATTGAAAATATCTGTGACATTTTCTCTTCGCTTTTATACCAGCTGTCGACGTTTTCATCTACAAACGAGCCAATAAATTCAGCACCCGGAGCCACCTCTTTCCAGGTGTCTCTCATCTTGGTCATTGCTGTTTTTACACTCTGCGGAGCTACACGAACAAAAATGTAGCTGATTCCTTCAGTGCTGGAAATATGCATAGTAATTGGCGATTTTTTCTGGGCAAGGGAATACAAATGATAATCGGCAATTAGTCCGATTACCTGGTACTTGGTTCCCCCACTATCTACCTGAAAATAGGAGTTGACGGCTTGTTTTTCGCCAAGTGCCTGCGCCATACTTTCTGTAATCACTACTTTATCAACTGAATCCGCTGCATAGCCACGTTCAAACTCTCGTCCATTCAATAACTTGATGTTGAGGGTTTTCAGATAATCGTAATCTACCAGCAGCCAATCCGTAGTTATATTCTTCCCTTTGTAATCAAATCCGACCATTGCGCGACTTGTAGAATTATCCTTGCCGCGTCCCAGATTTACATTGGAACCACTGATAGCAATCACCGAAGGATCATTGGCGAACTTATTTCGCATCCTTTGTAGTACTTGTCTGCCCTCATACTTGTTGCCAACCGGAATACTGATAATCTGTTCTTTTTCAAAGCCCAGTGGCACAGAACGCAGATAATCTGTTTGCTGAACAGCCAGTATGGTGCAACAGGTAAGCAGACACGACATGGCAAATTGTGTTACGATCAGCGAATTACGCAGAAAGCCAGGACGCTTTAATGTAATTTTGCCCTTGAGTACTTCAATAGCATTGAACAGAGACATCTGCCAGGCTGGATAGCCACCTGCCAGCAAGGTTACAAAGAGAAACATGACCAGTATCCCTACAATAACCCCTGGCTGAAGCACATAGTTCAGGCTAATTTTCCCATCAAATGCGGCATTAAACTCTGGCACCAGCAGCACTACCAGCACTACTCCCGCCATCAGTCCCAGAAAACATACTACCGTTGTTTCACCCCATATCTGCATAAAGAGCTGACTCTTCAAAGCCCCCAGGTATTTACGCACACCTACCTCACGGGCACGGGTAAAGGATCGGGCTATACTTAGATTAATAAAGTTAAAGCAAGCGATAAGCAGAATAAAGAGAGCTATACCCAGCAGTACATATACAACCGTCACAGGAGGTCCACCAGAGAGCTCACTATCAAAGTGAAGCTTGGATAGATTCTGAAACCGCACAGCAGCGATATCGCCACGCTGATCGGGTCGGGCACCCTTCTTTTTCAGGGTTTCAACGGTAGGAGCAAAATACTTTTGCGAGAATGATTTCAGCTTTTTCTGAAGGACTTCAGGATCGGTGTTTTCAGCAAGCTTTACATATACTGTATGAGAGAAATCATCCCACTGATTCTGTCGGCTGTGGTATCCGGGTATATTCTCAATCCGGACTAGCACATCATATCGCACTGTCGAGTTGGTGGGGGCGTCTGCCAGCACTCCAGTTACGATGTAGCTCTTTGTTTCTCCATTGTCTTTGAGTTGAATCTGCTTTCCTATCGGATCTTCTGTGCCAAATAAGGCATTGGCAGTTGTCTCATTTAATACAATATTTCCTAGCTCCTGAAAAGCCGTTTGCCGGTTTCCTTTGATCAGAGGAAATGAAAATATCTTCAGAAAATCTGCATCTACCAAACGTATTACTTTATCCAGCGATTTGTCTTTGTATTCGATAAGGCTTCTCTCGTTCACAAAACGTGTAGCAGCCTCTACCTCCGGATATTCAGCTTTGATAGCAGGAACAAACGGAAGTGGTAACTGTCCTCTTCGCTCTGGCTTATCAGGATTATTAAAAAACAAATAGGCCTGATAAATTCGGTCTTTATCTGCATGAAAGGAGTCAAAAGTAAGCTGATTGTAGGCAGTTAAGAATAAAAATGTGCAGATACAGAAGGCCACTGAAAGGCCTAGTATATTGATAGTGGCATAGCCTTTACTTTTCCAGAGAGAACGCAGGGCTATTTTTATATAGTTTTGAATCATAGAAGTAGAGAATAAAGGTTGAGTGTCATGATTGGATTTATAACTTCTGAAAAAGGGATTGATGTACCGCACAGCATTCCATCCATATTCCCTACGGGCTTTGGCTATACCTACCATCTTAGCTCTTCGCTGATAGATTTCATACAGATCGCCCTGCACATCTTCCAGCAGGCGATCTGATACAAAATATTCCAGCAAACGATCTGCCCAACGAGGGGGATTTGGAATGGGTTCCATAGATTTATTCAGTGTGCTTATTCAGAGCGTAATGACTTGACAGGATTCATTAAGGCAGCCTTGATTGCCTGAAAACTTACAGTAACCAGCGCAATGCCTAAGGCACCCAAGCCTGTCAGCACAAACACCCACCAGGAAATTTGTGTATGGTAAGCATACTTGGAGAGCCATCCATTGAGCAGGTACCAGGATATAGGTGTTGCGATCACAAAGGCAATCAGTACAAGTGCCAGAAAATCTTTGGAGAGTAGTTCCCACAGACTAAATACCGAAGCACCCAATACTTTACGAATACCCACCTCTTTGGTGCGTTGTTCGGCCATATAAGCAGCCAGGCCAAACAATCCCAGACAGGAAATAAAGATGGCTAAGCCTGCAAAGATCCCTGCCAGCTTTCCGATTAGTACTTCCAGATTGAACTTTTTGGCATACGTTACATCGGTAAACTCATAGGTGTAGGGATACGAAGGATTATACTTCGTGAATAATGCTGTAAGCTGCTGGAGAGCGTCCTGTGTTTTGATCTGTGGTGACAACCGATACATCATCTCATCCTGTACATCAGGTGTACATAAAAACATAGTGGGATCAGCCGCTGTGAAAGGAGACATCATAAGAGCATCCTTTACTACTCCTGCAATCTGGTATTGCTTTTCGTTAAAAGTAATTAGCTGACCTATCGGATTTTCTAAGCGTAAGCGCTTAATCGCTGTTTCATTAAAAATAACACTGTTGGTATCTGTTGCACTAAAGAAATTTCGCCCATCTTTTATTGCCATTCCCATTGTTTTAAAATACTCGTTGTCTGTGATAATCACCCCTAACTCTACTGTTTCACCTGCACGTTTTCCAGGCCATTGTTCAGGAGTAGAATGCCAGGAAATATCTGTTGCCGGACTGGAAGAAGTAGTAACGGATTCGATGATTCCCTTCTGAAGCATTTCATTTTTCAATGCAGTATGATTCTTTTGCAGATCTCCATTTACACTCGTTGACAAGAGTCGGTTTACATCATATCCGGTAGGCCGGTCTTTGGCATACTGAACCTGTTGGTAGATGACAATAGCTCCTGTAATCAACGCGATTGAGCAGCTAAACTGGGTGACTACCAATACCTTGCGGGGTAAGGAAGCTGTTTTTCCCATTCGCATAGCCCCCTTCAGCACTTTGACAGGCTGAAAGGAAGACAGATAAAAGGCGGGTCTGCTACCTGCCAGCAAAGCGGTAATCAGAACACATCCTATTGTGATAAGCCAGAAATATACATTGGCAAAAGGAATATGTATGTGTGCGGCTGTTAGAGCGTTAAATGCAGGTAGGATAGCCCAGGATAGGAAGAACGCCAGTACAAAGGCAATTCCTGTGAATACTACAGCTTCTACCAGAAACTGTGCGATAAGCTGTTTGCGTTCGGAACCGATGGACTTACGAATACCTACTTCTTTCGCCCGTTTTTCGCTGCGGGCAGTAGTCAGATTGATAAAGTTGATACAGGCAATAAGCAATACCAACACTCCGATTACACTAAAAATACGCACATATTCAATAAACCCACCACTATCCTTGCCATTGATGTATTCGGAGTATAAATGCCATCGTTGTAATGGCTGCATAATCACTGTAGATCGCATTGCATTGACGTTATCTTTTTCCGTATGTTCGATAGGTCCTATTTTTGCGAGAACCTGATCGTAATCAGCACCTTTTTTCAACTTGACAAAAATCTGGAAAGAATTATTTCCAAAGCTGCCTGTACGGGCCTCTTTTATCCAGGATTTGGTTTGCTCATAGTAGTCAAACGGAACCAGGAAATTAAACTGAAAGGAAGAGTTGGAAGGAATATCTTTTAAAATGCCTGTCACCTTCAGATCGTTGTCATTATCAAAGCGCACGATCTTTCCCATGGCGTTTTCATCGCCAAACAAAGCTTTGGCTGTTGATTCTGTAAGTACAATGGAATAGGCCGAATGTAATGCAGTTTTGGGATCTCCTTCCAGTAGTGGATACTGAAACATTTGCAAAAAATCACGTCCTATCACTGCTCCATTCTTAAATAACTTTGTCTCCCCTACTTTTAATCCATGTGACCCCATCCAGTCACTTTCTGCTACATACTCTATTTCGGGAACTTCACTACGGAGTACATTTGTCAGTTTTAGTGAGGTAGTATTAAAAGTAAGTGTATTATCTCCATTTTCATCAAAGTTACGTTTCACCTGATACAGTTGCTCAGAATCCGGCAGAAAACGGTCATAGGAGTACTGATGATACACCCATAGTCCAATCAGTAAGGCTACACTCATGCCTGTAGCCAGTCCGGCTATATTCAGGAAACTATAAGCTTTGTTAGTCAGTAGCTGCCGCCAGGTGATAATAAAATAGTTTCGTAACATAGTTGTTGATATCAAAGGTTGAGTATAGTGAGTAGTTTTTTGTTTTCTGAAAAACGGATTAATATAC is a genomic window of Xanthocytophaga agilis containing:
- a CDS encoding ABC transporter permease, translating into MNTKNHPTQPPRWADRLLEWFVSDHLLEDVQGDLYEIYQRRVKLVGIAKAQREYGWNVIRYINPFFRKQKTTHYTQPLISTTMLRNYFIITWRQLLTNKAYSFLNIAGLATGMSVALLIGLWVYHQYSYDRFLPDSEQLYQVKRNFDENGDNTLTFNTTSLKLTNVLRSEVPEIEYVAESDWMGSHGLKVGETKLFKNGAVIGRDFLQMFQYPLLEGDPKTALHSAYSIVLTESTAKALFGDENAMGKIVRFDNDNDLKVTGILKDIPSNSSFQFNFLVPFDYYEQTKSWIKEARTGSFGNNSFQIFVKLKKGADYDQVLAKIGPIEHTEKDNVNAMRSTVIMQPLQRWHLYSEYINGKDSGGFIEYVRIFSVIGVLVLLIACINFINLTTARSEKRAKEVGIRKSIGSERKQLIAQFLVEAVVFTGIAFVLAFFLSWAILPAFNALTAAHIHIPFANVYFWLITIGCVLITALLAGSRPAFYLSSFQPVKVLKGAMRMGKTASLPRKVLVVTQFSCSIALITGAIVIYQQVQYAKDRPTGYDVNRLLSTSVNGDLQKNHTALKNEMLQKGIIESVTTSSSPATDISWHSTPEQWPGKRAGETVELGVIITDNEYFKTMGMAIKDGRNFFSATDTNSVIFNETAIKRLRLENPIGQLITFNEKQYQIAGVVKDALMMSPFTAADPTMFLCTPDVQDEMMYRLSPQIKTQDALQQLTALFTKYNPSYPYTYEFTDVTYAKKFNLEVLIGKLAGIFAGLAIFISCLGLFGLAAYMAEQRTKEVGIRKVLGASVFSLWELLSKDFLALVLIAFVIATPISWYLLNGWLSKYAYHTQISWWVFVLTGLGALGIALVTVSFQAIKAALMNPVKSLRSE
- a CDS encoding ABC transporter permease gives rise to the protein MEPIPNPPRWADRLLEYFVSDRLLEDVQGDLYEIYQRRAKMVGIAKARREYGWNAVRYINPFFRSYKSNHDTQPLFSTSMIQNYIKIALRSLWKSKGYATINILGLSVAFCICTFLFLTAYNQLTFDSFHADKDRIYQAYLFFNNPDKPERRGQLPLPFVPAIKAEYPEVEAATRFVNERSLIEYKDKSLDKVIRLVDADFLKIFSFPLIKGNRQTAFQELGNIVLNETTANALFGTEDPIGKQIQLKDNGETKSYIVTGVLADAPTNSTVRYDVLVRIENIPGYHSRQNQWDDFSHTVYVKLAENTDPEVLQKKLKSFSQKYFAPTVETLKKKGARPDQRGDIAAVRFQNLSKLHFDSELSGGPPVTVVYVLLGIALFILLIACFNFINLSIARSFTRAREVGVRKYLGALKSQLFMQIWGETTVVCFLGLMAGVVLVVLLVPEFNAAFDGKISLNYVLQPGVIVGILVMFLFVTLLAGGYPAWQMSLFNAIEVLKGKITLKRPGFLRNSLIVTQFAMSCLLTCCTILAVQQTDYLRSVPLGFEKEQIISIPVGNKYEGRQVLQRMRNKFANDPSVIAISGSNVNLGRGKDNSTSRAMVGFDYKGKNITTDWLLVDYDYLKTLNIKLLNGREFERGYAADSVDKVVITESMAQALGEKQAVNSYFQVDSGGTKYQVIGLIADYHLYSLAQKKSPITMHISSTEGISYIFVRVAPQSVKTAMTKMRDTWKEVAPGAEFIGSFVDENVDSWYKSEEKMSQIFSIASLVAILLSCLGLFAVALLVVEQRTKEIGIRKVLGASIANLILILSKDFLKLILIALAIATPLAWFGMQQWLNSYPYKIQINAWVFVGVGVAAVSITLLTVSFQAIKAALMNPVKSLRSE